In a genomic window of Pseudoxanthomonas sp. Root65:
- the alr gene encoding alanine racemase has protein sequence MTPSAAHVIPDHDLRPEANDRPTRIRVDLDALTQNLRAIHTHVGVPVMGIVKANAYGHGLVPVALHLESQGIDQLGVAFVEEGIALRRAGLTVPILVLGGIHAPQVAQFLAHDLEVTVSSITKLRQVEQAAASLGRKAVIHLKVDTGMERIGVHSENAGAFIDAAVASSWCTVKGIYSHLACSDDPASPMTHEQLQRFLHACTHFDRIGAPMPIRHLANSGGVLHFPETCLDMVRPGIALYGVMPDPASRPTVDLRPALSLVSKVVYFKVVKAGRSVSYGATWTATDDTRVVTVPIGYGDGYPRSLSSRGEVLVRGARRPIVGRVCMDQLMVDLGPVGTAYNEDEVVLMGRQGEQTISCEAVAQAAGTIPYEILTGLNARIPREYSGGASGTSSAA, from the coding sequence ATGACGCCATCGGCTGCCCACGTGATTCCCGACCACGATCTCCGCCCCGAGGCCAACGACCGCCCCACGCGCATCCGCGTGGATCTGGACGCGCTGACGCAAAACCTGCGCGCGATCCACACCCATGTCGGCGTACCGGTGATGGGCATCGTCAAGGCCAATGCCTACGGCCACGGCCTGGTGCCGGTGGCGCTTCATCTCGAGTCGCAGGGCATCGACCAACTGGGCGTCGCGTTCGTCGAGGAAGGCATCGCGCTGCGCCGTGCCGGCTTGACGGTGCCGATCCTGGTGTTGGGCGGCATCCACGCGCCGCAGGTGGCGCAGTTCCTCGCCCACGATCTGGAGGTGACCGTCTCCTCGATCACCAAGCTGCGGCAGGTGGAGCAGGCGGCGGCGTCGCTGGGACGCAAGGCGGTGATCCACCTGAAGGTCGACACCGGCATGGAGCGCATCGGCGTGCACAGCGAGAACGCGGGCGCTTTCATCGACGCCGCCGTCGCGTCGTCGTGGTGCACGGTGAAGGGCATCTACTCGCACCTGGCGTGCTCGGACGACCCGGCATCGCCGATGACGCACGAACAGCTGCAGCGCTTCCTGCATGCGTGCACGCATTTCGACCGCATCGGTGCGCCCATGCCGATCCGCCACCTGGCCAATTCCGGCGGCGTGCTGCATTTCCCGGAGACCTGCCTGGACATGGTGCGTCCGGGCATCGCGCTGTACGGCGTGATGCCGGACCCCGCCTCGCGACCGACCGTTGACCTGCGACCAGCGCTTTCGCTGGTCTCTAAAGTGGTCTACTTCAAGGTGGTGAAGGCGGGTCGCAGCGTCAGCTACGGTGCCACCTGGACCGCGACGGACGATACGCGTGTGGTGACCGTGCCGATCGGTTATGGCGATGGTTATCCGCGTTCGCTGTCCTCGCGTGGCGAGGTGCTCGTGCGCGGTGCGCGTCGTCCCATCGTCGGACGGGTCTGCATGGACCAGCTGATGGTCGATCTGGGTCCCGTGGGCACGGCCTACAACGAGGACGAGGTGGTGCTGATGGGCCGGCAAGGGGAGCAGACGATCTCGTGCGAAGCGGTGGCGCAGGCCGCGGGCACCATCCCGTACGAGATCCTGACCGGGTTGAACGCACGCATCCCGCGCGAATACAGCGGCGGCGCATCCGGAACATCGTCGGCCGCGTAA
- a CDS encoding wax ester/triacylglycerol synthase family O-acyltransferase yields the protein MATKKAPAKPRREPMSRVDTAWLRMCRPTNPMMITGVLMFDEPMTLDRLKQVIKKRFLAYPRFLQKAVDTPAGASWVVDQDFDLDWHVRISALPGRHDPKSEKKALERFTSQMASTPLDKTKPLWQFHLIERYGTGSALVARIHHSYADGIALVQVLLSLTDTSRKPDAGKDLRSAWLKKDGAEVVRRVGAIDRYVQIGGKVLGKGMEMMQDPTLATMLAKEGGEIGRELLHALSLSDDPPTLLRGKLGVSKRVAWAEPLDLEEVKAVGRACDCTVNDVLMAAAAGALRSYMLERGEQLDGVTLRATVPVNLRPLEHARKLGNHFGLVFLDLPVGEDNPIRRLERVAECMRDLKNSRQAIVAFGLLAALGMAPAAIQSVALELFSRKATAVATNVPGPQQPLYMGGSRVRDMMFWVPQTGSIGIGVSILSYNGRVHFGLIADAKLIPDPDAVIRRFGPEFDKLLYLSLMGDWERTLDAPTASGMLS from the coding sequence ATGGCCACGAAGAAGGCGCCGGCAAAGCCGCGTCGCGAGCCGATGTCGCGGGTGGATACCGCCTGGTTGCGGATGTGTCGTCCGACCAACCCGATGATGATCACCGGCGTGCTGATGTTCGACGAGCCGATGACGCTCGATCGCCTGAAGCAGGTGATAAAGAAGCGCTTCCTGGCCTATCCGCGCTTCCTGCAGAAGGCCGTCGACACGCCGGCGGGGGCGTCCTGGGTCGTCGACCAGGATTTCGACCTGGACTGGCACGTGCGCATCTCCGCGCTGCCCGGCCGGCATGACCCGAAATCCGAAAAGAAGGCGCTGGAACGCTTCACCAGCCAGATGGCGTCCACGCCCCTCGACAAGACCAAGCCGCTCTGGCAGTTCCACCTGATCGAACGCTACGGCACCGGTTCGGCGCTGGTGGCGCGCATCCACCACAGCTACGCGGACGGCATCGCGCTGGTGCAGGTGCTGCTGTCGCTGACCGATACCAGCCGCAAACCGGATGCCGGCAAGGACCTGCGCTCGGCGTGGCTGAAGAAGGATGGCGCCGAGGTCGTGCGTCGGGTCGGCGCGATCGACCGCTACGTGCAGATCGGCGGCAAGGTGCTGGGCAAGGGCATGGAGATGATGCAGGACCCCACGCTGGCGACGATGCTGGCGAAGGAGGGCGGCGAGATCGGCCGCGAACTGCTGCATGCGCTGTCGCTGTCGGACGATCCGCCCACCCTGCTGCGCGGCAAGCTGGGTGTCAGCAAGCGCGTGGCCTGGGCCGAGCCGCTGGACCTGGAGGAAGTGAAGGCGGTCGGGCGCGCCTGCGACTGCACGGTCAACGACGTGCTGATGGCCGCCGCGGCCGGCGCGTTGCGCAGCTACATGTTGGAACGCGGCGAGCAGTTGGACGGCGTGACCCTGCGCGCGACCGTCCCGGTCAACCTGCGACCGCTCGAACATGCGCGCAAGCTGGGCAACCACTTCGGCCTTGTGTTCCTGGATCTGCCGGTGGGCGAGGACAACCCGATCCGCCGGCTCGAACGTGTTGCCGAGTGCATGCGTGACCTTAAGAATTCACGGCAAGCCATTGTTGCATTTGGACTTCTTGCCGCGCTTGGCATGGCGCCGGCGGCGATCCAGAGCGTCGCGCTGGAGCTGTTCTCGCGCAAGGCGACCGCCGTGGCGACCAACGTGCCCGGTCCGCAGCAGCCGCTGTACATGGGCGGCTCGCGCGTCCGCGACATGATGTTCTGGGTACCGCAGACCGGGTCCATCGGCATCGGCGTGTCCATCCTCAGCTACAACGGACGCGTGCACTTCGGACTGATCGCCGACGCCAAGCTGATTCCCGACCCGGATGCGGTGATCCGCCGGTTCGGACCCGAGTTCGACAAGCTGCTGTACCTGTCGCTGATGGGGGACTGGGAGCGGACGCTCGATGCGCCGACCGCCAGCGGCATGCTGTCCTGA
- a CDS encoding replicative DNA helicase, which translates to MPARTGFRTDPHDSRIEQLRVPPNSIEAEQAVLGGLMLAPEAYDRINDKLTPNDFYRRDHQLIYRAIGELAERNRPFDAVTLGEWFESQGHMELVAGGAYLVELASTTPSAANITAYAEIVRDKAVMRQLIEVGTEIVNDAFQPEGKESDEMLAVAEQKVFAIAEQGARGRTDFVAMNDALKDAFEVLRVRSESGGTVTGLPTGYTEFDMMTAGLQPTDLVILAARPAMGKTTLALNMAEYAAIKSKKAVAIFSMEMSAGQLAMRLISSVGRINATRLRTGQLEDEDWSRVTSAIRILKDQAKVFIDDTPGLSPDVLRSKARRLKREHDLGLIVIDYLQLMSVPGNSENRATEISEISRSLKGLAKELNVPVIALSQLNRSLETRTDKRPVMADLRESGAIEQDADMIVFIYRDDYYNKETSPDKGLAEIIIGKQRSGPTGSCKLRFFGEYTRFDNLSHDSIGAFE; encoded by the coding sequence ATGCCCGCACGTACCGGCTTCCGCACCGACCCGCACGATTCGCGCATCGAACAACTGCGCGTGCCGCCAAACTCCATCGAAGCGGAGCAGGCGGTGCTGGGCGGCCTGATGCTGGCACCGGAGGCCTACGACCGCATCAACGACAAGCTCACGCCCAACGACTTCTACCGGCGCGACCACCAGCTGATCTATCGTGCCATCGGCGAACTGGCCGAGCGCAACCGGCCGTTCGACGCCGTGACGCTGGGCGAATGGTTCGAATCGCAGGGACACATGGAGCTGGTCGCCGGCGGTGCCTACCTGGTGGAACTGGCCAGCACCACGCCGTCGGCCGCCAACATCACTGCTTACGCCGAGATCGTCCGCGACAAGGCGGTGATGCGGCAGCTGATCGAAGTCGGTACCGAGATCGTCAACGACGCGTTCCAGCCCGAGGGCAAGGAAAGCGACGAGATGCTGGCCGTGGCCGAGCAGAAGGTGTTCGCCATCGCCGAGCAGGGCGCGCGCGGGCGCACCGACTTCGTGGCGATGAACGACGCGCTGAAGGACGCGTTCGAGGTCCTGCGCGTGCGCTCCGAGAGCGGCGGTACGGTGACCGGCCTGCCGACCGGCTACACCGAGTTCGACATGATGACCGCGGGCCTGCAGCCCACCGACCTGGTGATCCTGGCGGCGCGTCCGGCCATGGGCAAGACCACGCTGGCGCTGAATATGGCCGAGTACGCGGCCATCAAGTCCAAGAAGGCGGTCGCGATCTTCTCGATGGAAATGTCGGCCGGCCAGTTGGCGATGCGCCTGATCTCCTCGGTCGGCCGCATCAACGCCACCCGGCTGCGCACCGGTCAGCTGGAGGACGAGGACTGGAGCCGCGTCACCAGCGCCATCCGCATCCTCAAGGACCAGGCCAAGGTCTTCATCGACGACACGCCCGGCCTGTCGCCCGACGTACTGCGTTCCAAGGCGCGCCGGCTGAAGCGCGAGCACGACCTCGGGCTGATCGTCATCGATTACCTGCAGCTCATGTCGGTGCCCGGCAACAGCGAGAACCGCGCGACCGAGATCTCCGAGATCTCGCGCTCGCTGAAGGGCCTGGCGAAGGAACTCAACGTCCCGGTGATCGCACTGTCGCAGCTCAACCGCTCGCTGGAAACGCGCACCGACAAGCGCCCGGTGATGGCCGACCTGCGCGAATCGGGCGCCATCGAGCAGGACGCCGACATGATCGTCTTCATCTACCGCGACGACTACTACAACAAGGAAACCTCGCCGGACAAAGGCCTGGCCGAGATCATCATCGGCAAGCAGCGTTCCGGCCCGACCGGCTCGTGCAAGCTGCGCTTCTTCGGCGAGTACACCCGCTTCGACAACCTGAGCCACGACAGCATCGGTGCGTTCGAGTAG
- the rplI gene encoding 50S ribosomal protein L9, giving the protein MELILLQKVTNLGVLGDKVNVKPGYGRNFLVPQGKAVPATAANVAEFEAKRAEYEAKAKAVHDDAEARAAKLEGASVTITANAATEGKLFGSVGPRDIADAFTAAGLPLEKSEVIMGEGALRNIGEYDIVVKLHADVQTTVKVVVQAEA; this is encoded by the coding sequence ATGGAACTGATTCTTCTGCAGAAAGTGACCAACCTGGGCGTCCTGGGCGACAAGGTCAACGTCAAGCCGGGCTACGGCCGCAACTTCCTGGTGCCACAGGGCAAGGCCGTGCCGGCCACCGCCGCCAACGTCGCCGAGTTCGAAGCCAAGCGCGCCGAGTACGAAGCCAAGGCCAAGGCCGTGCATGATGACGCCGAAGCCCGCGCCGCCAAGCTGGAAGGCGCCAGCGTGACGATCACCGCCAACGCCGCCACCGAAGGCAAGCTGTTCGGTTCGGTCGGCCCGCGCGACATCGCCGACGCCTTCACCGCCGCCGGCCTGCCGCTCGAGAAGAGCGAGGTCATCATGGGCGAAGGCGCGCTGCGCAACATCGGCGAGTACGACATCGTCGTGAAGCTGCACGCCGACGTGCAGACGACCGTCAAGGTCGTGGTGCAGGCCGAAGCCTGA
- a CDS encoding DUF1343 domain-containing protein, whose protein sequence is MPRFHRPLHAALRPVRARVLLALLSLASFWPYAAAVAAEAVAPRLGIEVLLEQRLDLLRGKRVGLVTNATGLDSQLRSDVDRFAAHPDFTLVALFGPEHGVRGDVQAGDKVSSSRDAATGLPVHSLYGAHREPTPAMLAGIDVLVFDIQDVGTRFYTYPYTLAGVMRAAKRAGIPVVVADRPDPLGGVQVEGPVLEPALASFVGLFPIPLRHGMTIGELASLFNAEFGIGAELHVVAMQGWRRGDEPLRGALPWVPPSPNMPTPDTALVYPGMGLLEGTNVSEGRGTTRPFETLGAPWVDARALAERLNAMALPGVRFRPTWFTPTFSKHAGQACGGVQLHVTDRAAFRPVRTGVAVLKALHDQHPQDFDFLPGEPPFFDRLAGVPWLREAIARGDTLDAIEARWQAPLADFLRLRQRHLRYPGRSDARD, encoded by the coding sequence ATGCCCCGGTTCCATCGTCCCCTGCATGCTGCACTGCGCCCGGTCCGCGCCCGCGTGTTGCTGGCGCTGTTGTCGCTGGCGTCCTTCTGGCCGTACGCGGCCGCTGTCGCAGCCGAGGCCGTGGCACCACGCCTGGGCATCGAGGTACTGCTGGAACAGCGGCTGGACCTGCTGCGTGGCAAGCGGGTCGGGCTGGTGACCAACGCCACGGGGCTGGACAGCCAGCTGCGCAGCGACGTGGACCGCTTTGCCGCGCATCCGGACTTCACGCTCGTCGCGCTTTTCGGGCCCGAGCACGGGGTGCGCGGCGACGTGCAGGCGGGCGACAAGGTGTCCTCCTCGCGCGATGCCGCCACGGGCCTGCCGGTGCACAGCCTGTACGGAGCGCATCGCGAACCCACGCCGGCGATGCTGGCCGGCATCGACGTGCTGGTCTTCGATATCCAGGACGTGGGCACGCGCTTCTACACCTATCCCTACACACTGGCGGGCGTGATGCGTGCGGCGAAGCGTGCGGGCATTCCGGTCGTCGTCGCCGACCGTCCGGACCCGCTCGGCGGTGTGCAGGTCGAAGGCCCGGTGCTGGAGCCGGCGTTGGCCTCGTTCGTCGGCCTGTTCCCGATCCCGCTGCGGCATGGCATGACGATCGGCGAACTGGCTTCGCTGTTCAATGCCGAATTCGGCATCGGCGCCGAGCTGCATGTGGTGGCGATGCAGGGATGGCGACGTGGCGACGAACCGCTGCGGGGCGCGCTGCCGTGGGTGCCGCCATCGCCCAACATGCCCACGCCGGACACCGCGCTGGTCTATCCGGGCATGGGCCTGCTGGAAGGCACCAACGTGTCGGAAGGACGCGGCACCACGCGGCCGTTCGAGACCCTCGGCGCACCGTGGGTGGATGCGCGCGCGCTGGCCGAACGGCTCAATGCGATGGCGTTGCCGGGCGTGCGGTTCCGTCCGACCTGGTTCACGCCGACTTTTTCCAAGCACGCCGGCCAGGCCTGCGGCGGCGTGCAGCTGCATGTCACCGATCGTGCCGCGTTCCGCCCGGTCCGCACCGGCGTCGCGGTGTTGAAGGCCTTGCACGACCAGCATCCGCAGGACTTCGATTTCCTGCCGGGCGAACCGCCGTTCTTCGACCGGCTGGCCGGCGTGCCGTGGCTGCGCGAGGCCATCGCACGCGGCGACACGCTGGACGCCATCGAAGCGCGGTGGCAGGCGCCGCTGGCGGATTTCCTCCGCCTCCGCCAGCGCCACCTGCGGTATCCGGGCAGGTCCGACGCGCGCGACTGA
- a CDS encoding deoxyribodipyrimidine photo-lyase, which produces MPNALVWFRHDLRLDDNPALRAALDQGFTPVPVYVHAPEEEGEWAPGGASNAWLHRTLAALDADLQARGSRLLRRRGPSATALDTLVADTGAEAVFWNRKYEPATQPRDAALKKTLRERGLQVESFKGVLLFEPWDLATQQGTPYKVFTPFWRAALAQWRVPESWTAPARLPPVDDALRSEPLEAWRLVPSLGWDAGFWDTWTPGEAGAREALEVFIDGALNGYRTDRDRPDRVGTSRMSPYLHFGEIAPWRITAELERVRTAANSADMDGYIRELGWREFGYHLLHHFPQTTTQNLNPRFEHFDWAKVDPASLAAWQRGRTGVPIIDAGLRELWTTGYMHNRVRMIVASYLTKHLRYHWLHGARWFWDTLVDADLASNTLGWQWTAGTGADAAPYFRVFNPVTQAEKFDPHGTYIARWVPELAALPVPLRFAPWQKPDVLARLAPDYPRHPIADLAVGRDGALAAYRQTVS; this is translated from the coding sequence ATGCCTAACGCCCTCGTCTGGTTTCGCCACGATCTGCGCCTGGACGACAATCCGGCGCTGCGCGCGGCGCTAGACCAGGGGTTCACGCCCGTGCCGGTGTACGTACATGCACCGGAAGAGGAGGGCGAGTGGGCGCCGGGTGGCGCATCGAACGCGTGGCTGCATCGCACGCTGGCGGCGCTCGATGCCGACCTGCAGGCCCGTGGATCGCGCCTGCTGCGGCGGCGCGGTCCCAGCGCCACCGCGCTGGACACCCTGGTGGCCGACACCGGCGCCGAGGCGGTGTTCTGGAACCGCAAGTACGAACCCGCCACCCAGCCACGCGATGCGGCGTTGAAGAAGACGCTGCGCGAACGTGGACTGCAGGTGGAAAGCTTCAAGGGCGTGCTGCTGTTCGAGCCCTGGGACCTCGCCACCCAGCAGGGCACGCCGTACAAGGTGTTCACCCCGTTCTGGCGCGCGGCCCTGGCGCAGTGGCGGGTCCCCGAATCGTGGACGGCGCCGGCACGACTGCCACCGGTCGATGACGCGCTGCGGAGCGAACCGCTGGAGGCGTGGCGGCTCGTGCCGTCGCTCGGCTGGGATGCAGGCTTCTGGGACACGTGGACGCCGGGCGAAGCCGGCGCACGCGAGGCACTGGAGGTCTTCATCGACGGTGCGCTCAACGGCTACCGCACCGACCGCGACCGTCCCGATCGTGTCGGCACCTCACGGATGTCGCCCTACCTGCACTTCGGGGAAATCGCCCCCTGGCGGATCACCGCCGAGCTGGAGCGCGTGCGCACCGCCGCCAACAGCGCCGACATGGACGGCTACATCCGTGAGCTGGGCTGGCGCGAGTTCGGCTACCACCTGCTGCACCACTTTCCGCAGACGACGACGCAGAACCTCAACCCGCGCTTCGAGCATTTCGACTGGGCGAAGGTCGATCCGGCGTCGCTGGCGGCCTGGCAACGCGGACGCACCGGCGTGCCGATCATCGACGCCGGCTTGCGCGAACTTTGGACCACCGGCTACATGCACAACCGCGTGCGGATGATCGTGGCCAGCTACCTGACCAAGCACCTGCGCTACCACTGGCTGCACGGTGCGCGCTGGTTCTGGGACACGCTGGTGGACGCCGACCTCGCCAGCAACACGCTGGGCTGGCAGTGGACCGCGGGCACCGGCGCCGATGCCGCGCCGTACTTCCGCGTGTTCAACCCGGTGACGCAGGCAGAGAAGTTCGATCCCCACGGTACGTACATCGCGCGCTGGGTGCCCGAGCTGGCAGCGCTGCCCGTGCCGCTGCGTTTCGCGCCGTGGCAGAAGCCGGACGTGCTGGCGCGGCTGGCGCCGGACTATCCGCGCCATCCCATCGCCGATCTGGCGGTCGGCCGCGATGGCGCCTTGGCGGCGTACCGCCAGACCGTGAGCTGA
- a CDS encoding Tex family protein, producing the protein MQDRNPTIAQHIAATIAAEIGAQTAQAKAAIALLDEGATVPFIARYRKEVTGGLDDIQLRDLEMRLTYLRELEDRRAAVLASIDEQGKLTDALRADIEAADSKARLEDLYLPYKPKRRTRAQIAREAGLEPLADGLLADPTQVPEVAAAAYIDAEKGVADAKAALDGARAILMERWGENAALVGELRAWMTEVGVIRAKVAQGKENEGAKYRDYFDHAEPLAKIPSHRLLALFRARREEILLLDLDPGMEAEAGHQQAEGRVAVHAGVASKGRAADKWLLDACRLTWRAKLHMHLLLDLFNQAREKAEAEAIAVFGDNLKDLLLAAPAGPKAVLGLDPGLRTGVKVAVVDRTGKLVDHATIYPHEPRRQWDASLHVLRALCAKHQVELIAIGNGTASRETDKLAGDLIKQAAELKLEKIVVSEAGASVYSASEFASKEFPDLDVSIRGAVSIARRLQDPLAELVKIEPKAIGVGQYQHDVDQFRLARALDARVEDCVNAVGVDVNTASAALLTRVSGLSSTVAENIVRFRDEHGAFRSRKALLGVPRLGEKTFEQCAGFLRVADGDEPLDASSVHPEAYPVVERILAGSGRQVKQIVGDIVFLRAVKPEQYTDEKFGVPTIRDILKELEKPGRDPRPEFKAARFADGVEDIKDLREGMILEGVVSNVAAFGAFVDIGVHQDGLIHISALADRYVKDPREVVKAGDIVKVKVLEVDVARKRIALTRRLDDAPAPQAPREARTNDARPSRGQERGPSRDPRRGPGPVKPSAAPADNALAAAFARAKEQR; encoded by the coding sequence ATGCAAGACCGCAATCCCACGATCGCCCAGCACATCGCCGCCACCATCGCCGCCGAGATCGGCGCCCAGACCGCGCAGGCCAAGGCCGCCATCGCGCTGCTGGATGAAGGCGCCACGGTTCCCTTCATCGCCCGCTACCGCAAGGAAGTCACCGGCGGGCTGGACGACATCCAGCTGCGCGACCTCGAGATGCGCCTGACCTACCTGCGCGAACTGGAAGACCGCCGCGCCGCCGTGCTGGCCAGCATCGACGAGCAGGGCAAGCTGACCGACGCGCTGCGTGCCGACATCGAAGCGGCCGACAGCAAGGCGCGCCTCGAAGACCTGTACCTGCCGTACAAGCCCAAGCGTCGCACCCGCGCGCAGATCGCGCGCGAGGCGGGACTGGAGCCGCTGGCCGATGGCCTGCTGGCCGATCCCACCCAGGTGCCGGAAGTCGCGGCGGCCGCCTATATCGACGCCGAGAAGGGCGTGGCCGACGCCAAGGCGGCGCTGGACGGCGCACGCGCGATCCTGATGGAACGCTGGGGCGAGAACGCCGCGCTGGTCGGCGAACTGCGCGCCTGGATGACCGAGGTCGGCGTGATCCGCGCCAAGGTTGCGCAGGGCAAGGAGAACGAAGGCGCCAAGTATCGCGACTACTTCGACCATGCCGAACCGCTGGCGAAGATTCCCTCGCACCGCCTGCTGGCGCTGTTCCGCGCGCGTCGCGAGGAGATCCTGCTGCTCGATCTCGACCCGGGCATGGAGGCCGAGGCCGGTCACCAGCAGGCCGAAGGTCGCGTCGCCGTGCATGCAGGCGTGGCGTCGAAGGGCCGCGCCGCCGACAAATGGCTGCTGGATGCCTGCCGCCTGACCTGGCGCGCCAAGCTGCACATGCACCTGCTGCTGGACCTGTTCAACCAGGCGCGCGAGAAGGCCGAGGCCGAGGCCATCGCCGTGTTCGGCGACAACCTCAAGGACCTGCTGCTGGCGGCGCCCGCCGGACCGAAGGCCGTGCTGGGCCTGGATCCGGGCCTGCGCACCGGCGTGAAGGTCGCCGTGGTGGACCGCACCGGCAAGCTGGTCGACCACGCCACGATCTATCCGCACGAACCCAGGCGCCAGTGGGACGCGTCGCTGCATGTGTTGCGTGCGCTGTGCGCGAAACACCAGGTGGAGCTGATCGCCATCGGTAATGGCACCGCCAGCCGCGAGACCGACAAGCTGGCCGGCGACCTGATCAAGCAGGCGGCGGAGCTGAAGCTGGAGAAGATCGTCGTCAGCGAGGCCGGTGCATCGGTCTATTCCGCCTCGGAGTTCGCGTCGAAGGAATTCCCGGATCTCGACGTCAGTATCCGCGGCGCGGTCTCCATCGCGCGCCGACTGCAGGACCCGCTGGCCGAGCTGGTGAAGATCGAGCCGAAGGCGATTGGCGTGGGCCAGTACCAGCACGACGTGGACCAGTTCCGTCTGGCCCGCGCGCTGGATGCCCGCGTCGAGGACTGCGTCAACGCGGTCGGCGTAGACGTCAACACCGCCTCGGCGGCGTTGCTGACGCGCGTGTCCGGCCTGTCGTCGACGGTGGCCGAGAACATCGTGCGCTTCCGCGACGAGCATGGCGCCTTCCGCTCGCGCAAGGCGCTGCTTGGCGTGCCGCGCCTGGGCGAGAAGACCTTCGAGCAGTGCGCCGGCTTCCTGCGCGTCGCCGACGGAGACGAACCGCTGGACGCCTCCTCGGTGCATCCGGAAGCCTATCCGGTGGTCGAGCGCATCCTGGCCGGCAGCGGCCGGCAGGTGAAGCAGATCGTCGGCGACATCGTGTTCCTGCGCGCGGTGAAGCCTGAGCAGTACACCGACGAGAAGTTCGGCGTGCCGACCATCCGCGACATCCTCAAGGAACTGGAAAAGCCCGGCCGCGATCCGCGCCCCGAGTTCAAGGCCGCGCGCTTCGCCGACGGTGTGGAAGACATCAAGGACCTGCGCGAAGGCATGATTCTGGAAGGCGTGGTCAGCAACGTGGCCGCGTTCGGCGCCTTCGTCGACATCGGCGTGCACCAGGACGGCCTGATCCACATTTCCGCGCTGGCCGACCGCTACGTGAAAGATCCGCGCGAGGTGGTTAAGGCCGGCGACATCGTCAAGGTGAAGGTGCTGGAGGTCGACGTGGCGCGCAAGCGCATCGCGCTGACCCGCCGGCTGGACGACGCGCCGGCGCCGCAGGCACCGCGAGAGGCGCGGACGAACGATGCGCGTCCGTCGCGCGGGCAGGAGCGCGGCCCCTCGCGCGACCCGCGGCGCGGACCGGGACCGGTCAAGCCCAGCGCAGCGCCGGCCGACAATGCGCTGGCGGCGGCGTTCGCGCGGGCGAAAGAGCAGCGCTGA